In the Ranitomeya imitator isolate aRanImi1 chromosome 2, aRanImi1.pri, whole genome shotgun sequence genome, acctttaataacAGCAGCTGTGATAGGTTGCATTAGATAAAAAgaccatgcaaattgcctcttcagagagaaagacaaactctatatagcgccacctgttggaagtagcgatcctacaagtcacaatcaaccctttaacgagtcttgcaatatgacttaggataaaagccaaatcagattctcaatttgcagacagtgtttcgggctattggccctcatcagcacaaagtatgagatctgatttggctaggtgaggctctggactggggtctaaggggcaaggCTTCTCCTTTCGGAGAGTGACCAGCTCAGGCAATTAGTCTTACAGAAGGAAGAAGGGAGGGGTTACAGGGAGAGAGACAGGACAAACTTCTAAAAAGGCAAACAGATTCCATAGTGTAGCAGCAACAATACAATATTGTAGGATACCCATGTGGGACTAACAGGAGGGTTTACAAATGGCAAAAATTATCTATCTGCCCTTGTGTATGTTTTGAACTGCTAAGGGACACGAGATGAGTCACAGAAGACAAACATTTCCATTGCACACACCGTTTTCCAATAAAAAGTGTAGGATTTATTTAGACAATTGGTACATTTGTAAAAATTCAAACAGTGTCTTTTATTTATGATCATACGAGATGAGACATTTCGATTCCAGAATCTTTTTCACACCATTGCAGTACTGGTTCTGGAGCTCCACACGGTGCTGCATAACACCATGTAGGACCACAGTCTCCGCTACTTGCAGTGCTGCCACCATTCGAGAAAGATTCTGGGAATTTTAATGTCACTTGTGCATAAGCATGCAAACTGAAAAAATCCTTTGTTAAGGTGTTGTTCAAAGTAACAAATCCCATTTGTTTAAAAGATATGTAAAAGCAGTAGCCAAACCCAAGTTTGGTGTTCAAGTTTTGTATATGTTACTTTATAAATTGATTTGATCTTGTATTCAGAACACATTTGAAGGACACTAGATTAAAAACATTTGAGTACTCTAGAATTTAAAGATACATAGCACAGATTGTCATTTCACAGACCAGTTCAGGCTCGTATCATATATACTAATATATTTTGCATTATAATTTAAATCATCCTATCTCcatccccctaaaaaaaaaaaaaataaaaagcagccaAAATTTGAATACAAAAAGTCTCATTGTTAAACTACATGTAGCGTGGATTAAAAAATGGTCCATATTGTTCTGGACATGTATTGTTCATGATGGCCGGGCGTGGTACTGGTGGGGGAAGCGGGAGTCTTGGGGTCATGAGGGCCGGGTGTGGTACTGGTGGGGGAAGCGGGAGTCTTGGGGTCATGAGGGCCGGGCGTGGTACTGGTCGGGGAAGCGGGAGTCTTGGGGTTGTGGAGTATGTGAGCCGTGGCCTTTGATATGAATGGATCTGAGGTTGGTAGAAAGGAAAATTTACAGGTACTGAAGGTACAGGATGGTAAGGGAAGGGGAGGTGGTGAGGGTAGATGACTGATGGGTAGCCCATGGGATACTCGTCTTGGATTTGTCTTTTCAATTTCATTCTTCGATTTTGAAACCAATTtttgacctaaaaaaaaaaaaaaaaaaataataagaagaTAAGGATTTATGAACATCTCAGAGTTGTTTAACTTTAACTTATCAACCTCAATTAAATATTGCTATGCTAGTGCCATCTATTCGAGGTAGCTACCCTACAAGTTCAACCTCTGGATACATGTTATCCAAAAGATATAAGGAAGCTACCTTCAATAGTTGGCAAACATGAGTTGGCCTTCTTCCAAGCTAACTTCTGGAGCCAATTTAGATACTTTCCTTACACCATGGAGCATTGCCATCAGGTCACTATaagcaaaaaaaagttttaaaaaattgcaattataaaaaaaaaaaaaatctgtatagaCTTCTGCCTTTCAAACCCTGGGTTCTTGACTCCATATTTGAAAGAATCCATTTGAGAACCTTAGGACCCAGCATGATAAAGCAAAGATTTATAAAAGATTATTACCACGAGAAGTTGCAGTTTAAATGGAACTTGTcagcagaactgtgcacagtaacctgcagacagtgtcagATTGGCGCTGTTATACCGATTAAAATGATACAGTGGTTGACAAAATCAGTATGGTGGTTGTTTAAtctatattttcagttttgagttaatgatatgctagtGCTTCAGAGTGGCGCCATCTTcgagagaaaaaaaattcctcccCCAAAATGTCAGTGAGCTCCCCGGCCCCTTGCACACAAAACgacaggggcggtcccagtcctgCGATACAGTCAGTTACCTTCATCCCACGCTCACTTCAGCCACTGGGGAGGAGTACTCAGTAAAACACCACAGGCTACAGTTCTGTCCCAATGGGAAAACTTTACAAACACCACAATGCTTCCTGCTCAGTCCCTGCAACTTCATGAAGCTACACAGCAGCAATGGCTCCCATCCAGGTTTGGGAACCCACACTCCTTCTGGAGATCTTCTCACAACATCAGAGCCTGACAGTCCGTGGCAGCTTTTATCCCCTCTGCCGGGGTACCCTCTGTTCCTGACTGAGGAAAGCGTCTTGCCCTGGGCAAGCCTACCCGGGAACTGCTGTAGAGACAGGAAATCCCTCTCCCGCAAGCCTGTTGGACTGTCCCCCTTCTTTGCTCCCCCAACAGCTTAACTATGTTGCCTTTCTATCCCAAAGCCTGTGCATAACAAAGAGCACATTACAATATACACAGTATAAGAACAGGCATAAACACAGCACATGACACAATGCACATTACACATTAATACATGACATATCAATATACAAACATTAGAGAGCCATCAGGGTGCCGCATGGGCTCAGTGCGTAGGAGAGGAGGCAACtgagggtccctgccacctccttacacgaacgtatcattaactcaaaactgaaaatattaaacgaccacaagacggatttcgtcatccaaggtatcattttaatcagtataacagtaatcctgctgacaggctctcTTTAATAAAGCCACAGAAAAGATGCTTCTTAGACATCAGACCGATTGAGAATAAGTGAATGAATAAAGCGACACTATGAATGTGTCACCAACCTCATAAGATCTCATTAAGAACAATTCTCAGATCAGAAAACATGTTCTCAATCCATCATACCCTCAACTTACCAATAAGGGTGGCTATAATAGCCAAGGACACACTGAAAGAATATAGCAATtcagaagagaaagaaaaaaaaaaggcacaaaaagtcCCAGAATAAAATATCAATTTTATTCAATAacaatacaaataaataaatagtaataatctgttgaacccccccaaaagaaagcccacacgaaacgcacgttggggctgcTACACTGGATCCCCAGGTGGTGAATATGGGTAAGGGTAATTTTTGGTTCATTTAAAATGTTCTTTGTTCCCTTAAAGTGAAATACACATGTTTACAAGGAGGTCTTATGTGACTCCCTGGTCCTTTGGCTCTGTGTACACCTTATATATTCGACATGGTCTTTCTGTGGTGTTTATCTGATATTTGTTGAGCCTTAGACggtcggtgtgtgtgtgtgtgtgtgtgtgtgtgtgtgtgtgtgtgtgtgtgtgtgtgtgtgtgtgtgtgtggtctttACCCAGACGTATAATATTAAGGGAACATCCAGTGTTGggtagcacttgcactttattttaATTTTGATGCTGCAATTTACTATCCCCCACCACCTTCCCCACTAGAATATTAGTGGATCCGGTGTTTGAAACCTAGAACATTCACTATCTAACTTTATCTTCAAcagattattactatttatttgtaTTGTACGGTTATTGAATAAAATCGATATTTATTTTATTCTGGgacttttggtgctttttttccctcttttgaatTCTCATAAGATCTCATTGTATTTTTTTAAGTGCCTATTACATTGCTGTGAAGTTAGATATCTTGGACCAGACAATCCCAAGTTTGTGCTAGATGTCATGCTAATCCAGGTACCCCAATTCCCCTTTTATGGAAATGCCCCAGATTGCATACATTTTGGAATATTTTGCTTCAAATTGAGGAGGCATTTGGTTTAACAGTGGCATTTGATGAAATAATTTGAATTTTagggtttagggtatgtgcacacattcaggtttttttcacttttttttgcgataaaaacgcattacaaactgcagacatatgcatcctatcatttagaatgcattctgcaatttttgtgcacatgatgcgtttcccgcaaaaaaacaaaaaaaaaaacaacattgcgataaaaaaaagcagcatgttcataaattttgcggattttctgtgtttttcccgctattctatgcatttgggaaaaaaatgcacaaaaaacgcaccaaaaaacaacgcatgcggatttctggaagaaatgtccggtttttgtcaggaaatttctgctagaaaatcctgacgtgtgcacataccctaatttctcaactgataatctcccttcaGGAATTATACGCCCTTATAGGTGGCATGCAAGTGTATTCTGAAATTATGGATCTCTATAAAGATTGATACAATTATATAGCCTTTGGTGAGAGGGCTCTGGCAAGGAGCCCCCAACTTTCTGGCAcatcagctgatttgaacagctgacatgtgaccttaacagccactggtggaatcacgatccacccgctgctgttaacatgtcaatgcagctgtcaaactttggatttttttttcaccacttaaataaaaaagaatacatgtttggtatttacgaactcataatgacctagagaatcataatggcaggtcagatttagcatttagtgaacatagcaaaataaaaataatttaaaaattgtaaaataataataatctttatttttatatagcgctaacatataacACAGCGCTTTAGAGTttacacacattattatcgctgtccccaatggagctcacaatttaaattccctatcagtatgcctttggaatgtgggaggaaacccacgcaaacacggagagaacatacaagctctttgcagttgttgtcattggtggggtttgaacccaggactccagcgctgcaaggctgcaatgctaaccactgcgccaccgtgctgcacttttttgcaatttactGTACTTTcatcttttttttcctgttttccagtacactatatggcaaaaccaatagGGTCAttcaaaaaaacaagcaaaaaaatggaaactcaaGGTCGCGAAGGAGTTATTTATAGGTGTGCTGgtcggatcttttttttttttttttttaactcatcaTAGAGATCTCTAATATAAAACACAAATATGTACCTGCATTTCAGTCAGGCGAAGTGTATGTGCTAATCTTCTCCTTTCTGAGGCCACCAGGTATATTTGCTTCTTGAACGATTCTTCGAGTTTGAGAAGCTGAAGAGATGAGAAAGCGACTCTCAACCTGCCTTGCACGTCACTCGGTGGAGTGGTGTCCCCATGGTCTACATCTTCTTGGAGACCACTCTCTGGACTGTGCGAACCAGCTGGATCACTCTCATCCTCTGAACAACTGGAAGAAGAGTCTTCGGCAGTCCCCCAACCAGTGTGTggagctgtttaaaaaaaaaaaataataattaaaaacaccCCACACAAAAGAATGTAGTTATGTAAAAGTATTATATACACAAGATAAATATTACTGGATACTTAGGTGTGTGACCCACCCGTCAAGCATGCACATATCTGGAAAAATTGGCAACCCCAATTCGTGCCATGGCTGAAGAATTATTCCTTATTTAGGCAATTACAATATGATGCTAGGACTCAATTGGTATAATTGCTTATTTTTATGACATGCTTTACCCTCATTTTCAGAATCATTACCtgggacattaaaaaaaaaaaaaaaaaaaaacattaaaaatgtttTCTCCAGGACCTAGGTCAACAATATCAGATCACGGATGGGGAGCAGTCTGTCAACTCCAAGGACACCAAGTGGACATCTCATTTGTTGAGTGTCAAGTCTGCCTTATTGTTTAAAAGGAAGTTATCATTAGAAAGCGACCTTTGGTTTTAAATGGGTttaggtttttatttatttttaaatcaaagttggcaattttttttttctacattacaatcttaatttaaaaaaattaaaaaaattgtagtCTTCTagttttcacattggccactaggGTAATTTTGGATTAACTTTTTGTTTCATGCATACATTACACACAATGAACAGACTCTGCACAGGCTCATTAGTGGCTTCAATACAAAAGGTAATTGGAAAGGGAGGGGGAGCGGTGACATTATTGTGAtgggtggctcctgtgttatcagTGATGTAGAGAGGTTTTGTCATTTACTGTAATCCTACCTCTGCCAATGTGGAAACTGCTGGAAACTCCTCCTGAAAAGTATAAAACGTAGTCTAAAAAAGCCCCAATGAGCAGTGTAAAGATTGGAAGAttttagtaaaaaataaaaacttgaaatcttcACACTCCAAAGAAACATCAGTAGTGGAGGAATCGAGAATGACGCCCTCCTAATGGGTACGGTAGATTGTCTGTTCTAGGTTACTTATCACatgcctacaaaaaaaaaaaaaaaaattgtaatgggTCCTCTAAATATTTCATGAATAGGTGGTAACTGGTTAGGAGAATATTTGGATTTCTATGACCCAAAGAATTGGGTTCTGGAACCTCAATAATGGGCTCTACAGACCTTCATTCTGAGTAGAGCGGATTggtgcatgctcggcctctgctccACTCCGGGTCTATAGGACCACAGACTGACCCTAGGAGGGGCAAAGCTCTGGAAAAAGCAAGTATGGCAAAACCTTGAGGACATTCATAAAAGGTGTTGTCCAttggtagacaacccctttaaaagtcaATTATATAGCGTAAACACGCTTCCCATTAAATAAAATGGTTGATGCATACTCAAATATTGCGTAAAAAAACCACATTAAAATATTAAAGGTCCAATAAAAAAGGCACTTACTGGTTATAGAAGACTCAGCATATTGTAGACCGTGGTACTCATCTTCTGGAAGGTTTTTAGAAGCCTTTGTATCCGCAGACGATTCTGGTTGATCTTTCCTTTGGACAGTGGTTGGCCCTTCTGAGAACTTGTATGGAGGCTTTGGCTGTGGGACACATGGGATGTGGGGCTTTGAGGTACATTTCCTAGACAGGGACTCCATTTCATTCCCTGTTAGGATACAATCTATAGTAAAGCTTTGTCGGACCATGTTGATGGCCAGTTTGTAGTGGTTGGACCTACCAGCTTTGCCTTATGTGTCCATGGTCAGTTTGTATTTTATAGTTCATTGGATATGCATGTGTGAGGGACatcaaaggggaaaaaaaaaaaaaaaaaacatggataatggCCATCAGAATGGACTAATTAACGTAACTATTCCAGGTTCTCACTTCCAACAAATGCTCTCGGCCCTGGCTCCAGCGAGTCTGTTGGATTACTGGTGTCACCTGGTGAATTTACACTAATGGCATTGCTGTATTCTAAATGCCCATAGACAATACAGAAATGATGCCTCATCCCAATGTGTTTCCCTTTCAAACCCTTATTTTAAGGGCCAAGCGATAAATGGATAAGATACAATGGAATCATCTTCACTAATTATCACTAAAAggaggaaataataaaaaaaaaaaataaagaatggtTTAGAAATTAAAGGATGggctaaatcaacagataccattgAGTAGTACAATGGATGAATATCAGGATTTACAatggagcaatatactacatgtttgTACAACATCAAGATAAGTGATTTTACTACATTATAAAGGCTGAACGGCACCAGCGTAACTTGAAATTTCAGTGCCTCAATGCTAAATTTGTAATAAGACCCTCTCATATACCATGCGCCAATTATATTCATGTTTTATGCACATTTTGGGTATTCCAATGCATCAAGGTCCAGGTGCCACTGCCACCCCGACCCCACCAATAGTTGTTCCCCTGCCTTGGAGCCTTAAGGttgtgacattacagcaggagatcagtgaggatacattttgtgaggtaaaatatttttgttTAGTTCAGTGAAATATCTTACCTCACAAAATaattccactgtgatcccctgctgtaatgtcagtactgtgtttttcttcctcctctgcccaggagaggtggtatgctccgtacacggtcagacacaatcaatttttaaaattaactttcgttagTGAGAAAACTCCATCGATGTGAccgacttcctctgcctgtagacacgttgtgcatctgccgccaggatcagctgaatgattcactgcacctgcacgtAAATTgtgcaggcacagtaaatcagaccgcaatctttgtgcagacagatagtggcggttacattaaaactgcgcatgcactcctcttgtacaaagatggcggcagtcagtgaatcattcggctgatcccggcggcagcgtGTTCGTGACGGTGTTACCGCGcaagagtgagtgagtgagtgagtggtgAGTGTATTGCGAcgttgttctgctggtggtaccgcacaataggttggtgccaccagcagtttccatattgagacatccatcacttgggtgtcccaatgtagcggtcggtgaacttcctccgcttgcaattctgacggtgacatctggacagaacaggaaatgaaagcattacaaggcaattatataaatagattacaTATAAATAATTTTGCTTGTGACATATCCAAGAGCCTTtatccggcgtcacactcagcgtaagacaatacggtccgtatattacggccgtaatacgctgaaaagtccccaaaatagtggtccgcagctcctc is a window encoding:
- the LOC138666839 gene encoding homeobox protein pv.1-like, which translates into the protein MVRQSFTIDCILTGNEMESLSRKCTSKPHIPCVPQPKPPYKFSEGPTTVQRKDQPESSADTKASKNLPEDEYHGLQYAESSITTPHTGWGTAEDSSSSCSEDESDPAGSHSPESGLQEDVDHGDTTPPSDVQGRLRVAFSSLQLLKLEESFKKQIYLVASERRRLAHTLRLTEMQVKNWFQNRRMKLKRQIQDEYPMGYPSVIYPHHLPFPYHPVPSVPVNFPFYQPQIHSYQRPRLTYSTTPRLPLPRPVPRPALMTPRLPLPPPVPHPALMTPRLPLPPPVPRPAIMNNTCPEQYGPFFNPRYM